The following DNA comes from bacterium.
TTGGGTCCGGCCTTGTCCTTGTCGGCAGTTGCCGGCCGGCGCAAACTGTCCGCCGCCACCGCCGGCTTGGGCGCGGCCAGCGTGCTGCGGCCGGAATCCGCCGCGGCGCTCTGCGACTGCTGGGCCATGGCCGGCGCGAGCAACGCGCAACAAGCAATGACCACGAAAGGTCGCTTCATCTTCACCTCCCGATCATCTCAAATTCGGCAGAAGACCGCGCTCGAAAATGAGCATTTCCTCATGCCGCTCTTTTTTCAATTGCACTTCGCTTTGATGTTTTTCCCAGCCCGGCAGGCTCTTCAGGAAAATCACCGCCTCCAGCGCACCGCCGGTGTTGTCGGTGTCGCGAATCTCGAAGGCCACCACGTTCACCCCGCCGCGCAAAAAGCTGGAGCAATCGTGAATGTGCGTTTTCCCGGCCTCGCCGGCGGAACTCATGACTTGCGCGAGATATTCCCCATTGACGAACACGTTGTAGGAATCGTCGGCGTGCACCTGAATCTGCCCGGATACCGGCAGCCCTTTGATGGCGAAACTCTTGCGAAAATACCCGATATTGGCGCCGCCGCGTGAACCGGGATTGGACACCAGCGTGGCGCGCGTCGCCGGCTCGCTGCCGGCGGAATCCGGGGCGCCGGCAGCCGGCGCGCTGCCCGGCAGCCACAGCCGCTGCGCGCCGTAGCCGGCAAACACCGTCGACGCGCCCTGCGTTTGCGCCGCGCTCCATGCGCTGGCAGCGAAATCCATGGCGGTCCAGCCGCGCGTGTATTGCGCCGAGGCCTGCCAGCTCGCATCGCTGTATACCGTGGTGTCGGCGATGGTGAGATTGAGCTCCTGCGCATACTTGACCGGATCGCTGCGCACCAACATCAGGGTGATCTTCTCGGACCAGAGATTCGCGATGGCGTGATCGCGCATGGCCAGGAAACCGGCTTCGAGAATCTTCTTCTTGCCCTCGGAGAGCGCAAAGAAGTTGTCTTCAAACGTGAGCACCGCGTCCTGCAAATCCCGCCGGGATTCGCGCCGCAACCGGTCTTCGAACGCCAGCCGCTCGCTGTTGGCGGCGCTGGCTAGGGAATCGCCTTGGCGTGCAAACGTGAAAACGAAACTCAGAAGCTGATCCTCGGTGTCTTCCAGGGCCCGGGCGCGGATTTTGGCCGCTCGCGCGTTGTTCAATGTCTCCAGATAGGCCTGCACGGCGGCCTCGGCAAAGGAACGGCCGAAATCGATCAGATTCGACATTTCCTCCTTCACGTCATCCGCCTGAAAGTCGGCCGCGTCGACCAGACGCTTGTAGCTGCCGATGTCCGCCGCATACTGCGACAACGCCCGCCGCGACAAACCGGCGTACTCACGCGCCAGCGCGTTGTTGGTCTCCACGATCTTGCGGCGCGAAAGATCGAGCCAGGCGCTTTCGATGGCGAGCGAATCACACTCGCGCAAATTGCGCTGGTGCGCCTGAATCGTCTGCCCCACCAGCGGCCTGACGAATTTGCCCAGCAATTGATTGCGGAATTCCAGGGCGGTGATCTTGTCCATGTTCTCGGGCGTGGGCGCGTCGAGCAGTTGCTTCATCGAGGCGCTGTTCAGCTCGGCAATGTCGTAGATCACCTCGGAGACTTTGTCCTTGCTGCGCTGCACCCAGCGGCGCGCCACCTGCATGGTGGTGTCTTCCAGCGCCAGCTTGGCATTGCGCACCGTGGTATCCGCCGGTGAGTTGTACTGGGCCGCCAGCCGCTCGAGCGCCACGGCGGCATGGCGATAGGATTGCAGCGCGCGCTCGTACAGTTCGGTGGAGGATTGGTTGATCTCCTTCTTCGCCACGATGCGACGGTTCTCATCGACCTCGGGGATTTCCTGATCCGCCCAGGTCTGGGCAAACTCCTCGTAGGCGGCGCCGATCTTGTGCGTGGCTTCATAAAGCCGCAAGGTGCCGAAGCTGGCCACGCGCGTATAGCCGTCGACGATGTCGATCAACGCATTCTTCTTGCGCTCTTTGGCGGCGTCCATCTGCACGCGCGGCAGCTTGAAGCGGACCTCGGCGAAGTCACGAAACTTGAGCTCGGTCAGCCGGAACAGGGCCTCGGCGGAGAAAAAGTCGTTGTGATCCATCTGGCGCTGGCGAAAGTTGTCGCTCTTGGCCATGGCTTTTTCGTACTCGGCGCGCGCCTGCGGCAGCAGGCCCTTCCATTCGAAGTATTCGCCGCGGCGATAAAAGGTCTCGACCACGCGCGGCGAATCCGGGAAGCGCTGGGCATACTCGCCGTACACGCCATTGGCCTCCTCCAGTTGATCGAGCTTGAGGTGGTAATTGGCGATGTCGTAGAACAAGTCGTCGGCATCTTTGGAGCCGGGATACTTGTCCACGAATTTGCGATTGACGCGGATGGCGCGCGGCCAGTCTTCCGCCCGCACGAAATAGACGCTGGCATTAAACAGGCTGGTCTCGGCCTTGCTGGAATCCGGCTCTTCATTGGCGAGGCGCTCGAAGGTGAGCGCGGCGTTGAGATAGTCATTAAGCTCGCCATAGTCATACGCCATGTTGTTCAAGCCGCTGAGATAGTGCGGCGATTTGGGGAAGTGATCCGCCAGCAGCGCATAGGTTTCCACCGCGCGGCGATACTCGCGCGCCTGATCGAATTCCAAACCGGCATTGTAGAGCGCAAGATCGGCAAACTCCGCATTCGGCACTTCCTCGTAAACGCGGCGGTATTCCTCGCCGGCGCGCACATGCTGCTCGATGTGCGCCAAATCCTCGGCTTGCAGAAAGATCGATTCCGCCAGGCGCTTCTCCGCTTTCACGGCGTATTCGCGATTGGGGGAATTCAGCTTGATGCGTTTCGCCACGACCTCACAACTCTGGTAATCGAGCTTGCCGAAATAGCTCTCCATCACCAGATACTCGGCATAGGGCGCGTCCGGGCTTTGCGGAAAGTGCTTGAGCAGCGTCTTGAAATACTTCAGCGCGCCGGCGAATTCATTCTTGTTGTAGAATAAAGCCCCGGCTTGGGCGAGGCGCTCGGCGGTTGCCGGCTCATGCGGAAACAGGCGGATGTAATTGTCCAACGCCTTGCCCAGGTTCTGCTCGCCGACGGACATGGCAATCGGCTCGAGTTTCAACGCCTGGCGCAAGCTGTCGTGATTCATCTCGACCGCCGCCTTCATCTCGCCGAGTTTCAACGGCAACACCTGGGGCCGGCGAATGGTGTCGGCGCTCGCCATCTCCTGCGCCAGCGCCACGCCGTTTTCCGCCGCCAGCTTTTGAAAGCGGCTGTTCCAGTAGCGATTGCTGATTTCGAGATATTCCGTAAGCGCTTCCGGCGCCTGCTTGAGCTTGGCATCCAAAGTCAGGGCCAAATTCCAGTGAATGAGCGCGGTCATGGTGTCTTTGGGAAAGGCCACCAGATACTTGCGGCTGTCGTTCACCGCCTGCGCGTAGAGATTGTTGTCGCTGAATTCATCGGCGCGCTTGAGCAGCAAATTGATGTTTTCGCGCAGGGCGCGCTCCGCCAGGGATTTGCCTTCTTTGCGAACTTCCTCGTTGGTGTTGTGCTGCCACCAGGCCGTGCCTTCACGATAATCCATGAACAGGCTGTCGCGCTGCAGATAGGCCATCTGCTCATCATCGAGCGCGCGATACGCTTCCGCGATTTTGGCGCGCACCAGCGGTGCCGGGGGCGCGTTGGGATACATGCGCAGCAGCAGGTGATAGGCGCGGATCGCATTCTCATGCTCTTCCTTCACGTTCAAGTAGATGTCGCCGATGCGCATCAGGATGTCCAGGCCGTACTCGCGGCCGCCCAGGTCGGCAAGATACTGCGCCGCCTTGTCCGCGCCCTCGTAATCAAGAAATGAAATGCCGAGGTATTCGATCGACTCTTCCAGCAAGCTGGGATTGGTAATCTGATTCTTGGGGTCGAGGCGCCGGGCGCGATGCAGATCGTCGGCCAGCAGCGTGAAGTAGGAAATCGCCTGCGGGTAATCGTTCCGTTTGTAATGCGCCCAGCCCAATCGGTACAGGGCCTCGTCGTATTTCGGGCTGTCGCCATAACGCAACACCTGCTGATAAATGGCGATGGCGCTGTCGAGATTGTTCTTGGGAGGATTGAAGTAGAATTCCGCCACGCGAAAAAGCGCATCGGGGATGTAACGGCTGTTTGAGTAGTTTTGAATGAAGTCTTGATACAGCACCACGGCTTCCTGCCGCTGCCCCAGATCTTCGGTCAGAAAGGCGATGTTGTATGCGGCATCATCCCGCAGCGGGCTGTCCGGATGTTCCGCGATGATGCGGCGATAGAGCGCGAGCGAAGCGGAATAGTCCTTCTTGGGCTCCACCGGCGCCACCGTCACCAAGCCGGAGTCGAGTTTGGCGAGCTGGCGGGAATAATTCTCCTGCGCCTGCGCGTAGGTTTCCAGGGCCTTCTCGTAGTGCAGCTCGGCGAGGCGCACGATCACCTTGTCCTGCACCTTGCTTTTGGGATGGCTGTTGAGAAAGATCTCCATATCGCGAATACCCTTTTCCCGCAGCCAGACGCGCTCGCGATCGGTGCGCAGACGCTGGCGCTCGTAGAAATCCTTGTACTCCAGCAGTTCATCGATGGAGTAAGAGCGGAGCGTGGAGTCGGGGTTCACGCGCGCGAGCATTGCCCCCTCCGCGGCGCCCGGGGAGGTGGTGCGGGTGGCATCGCGCGCGAGCTGGGCCGTGGCTTGCGGCGCCAGCAGCAGGGCACCGAGCAAGTGAGCAAGCGCGACCAGCTTGAGCGCCGGCCGGCCGGCACGGCGCTGCGAAAGCAGGCGGAGGTTGGGCGATATGTTCGGAGTTGAGTAGTTCGCGATCATGCTGAGTCAGACTCGGTTAAATGGCTTCCTTCCATTCGCTCGAGGAGGTCGTTGGGGTTCGAATCCTGGGCGCCGCAGAAGCGCCAGTGGCAACCTCCGGTTCCGCGGCCGGACGCGAC
Coding sequences within:
- a CDS encoding tetratricopeptide repeat protein, encoding MIANYSTPNISPNLRLLSQRRAGRPALKLVALAHLLGALLLAPQATAQLARDATRTTSPGAAEGAMLARVNPDSTLRSYSIDELLEYKDFYERQRLRTDRERVWLREKGIRDMEIFLNSHPKSKVQDKVIVRLAELHYEKALETYAQAQENYSRQLAKLDSGLVTVAPVEPKKDYSASLALYRRIIAEHPDSPLRDDAAYNIAFLTEDLGQRQEAVVLYQDFIQNYSNSRYIPDALFRVAEFYFNPPKNNLDSAIAIYQQVLRYGDSPKYDEALYRLGWAHYKRNDYPQAISYFTLLADDLHRARRLDPKNQITNPSLLEESIEYLGISFLDYEGADKAAQYLADLGGREYGLDILMRIGDIYLNVKEEHENAIRAYHLLLRMYPNAPPAPLVRAKIAEAYRALDDEQMAYLQRDSLFMDYREGTAWWQHNTNEEVRKEGKSLAERALRENINLLLKRADEFSDNNLYAQAVNDSRKYLVAFPKDTMTALIHWNLALTLDAKLKQAPEALTEYLEISNRYWNSRFQKLAAENGVALAQEMASADTIRRPQVLPLKLGEMKAAVEMNHDSLRQALKLEPIAMSVGEQNLGKALDNYIRLFPHEPATAERLAQAGALFYNKNEFAGALKYFKTLLKHFPQSPDAPYAEYLVMESYFGKLDYQSCEVVAKRIKLNSPNREYAVKAEKRLAESIFLQAEDLAHIEQHVRAGEEYRRVYEEVPNAEFADLALYNAGLEFDQAREYRRAVETYALLADHFPKSPHYLSGLNNMAYDYGELNDYLNAALTFERLANEEPDSSKAETSLFNASVYFVRAEDWPRAIRVNRKFVDKYPGSKDADDLFYDIANYHLKLDQLEEANGVYGEYAQRFPDSPRVVETFYRRGEYFEWKGLLPQARAEYEKAMAKSDNFRQRQMDHNDFFSAEALFRLTELKFRDFAEVRFKLPRVQMDAAKERKKNALIDIVDGYTRVASFGTLRLYEATHKIGAAYEEFAQTWADQEIPEVDENRRIVAKKEINQSSTELYERALQSYRHAAVALERLAAQYNSPADTTVRNAKLALEDTTMQVARRWVQRSKDKVSEVIYDIAELNSASMKQLLDAPTPENMDKITALEFRNQLLGKFVRPLVGQTIQAHQRNLRECDSLAIESAWLDLSRRKIVETNNALAREYAGLSRRALSQYAADIGSYKRLVDAADFQADDVKEEMSNLIDFGRSFAEAAVQAYLETLNNARAAKIRARALEDTEDQLLSFVFTFARQGDSLASAANSERLAFEDRLRRESRRDLQDAVLTFEDNFFALSEGKKKILEAGFLAMRDHAIANLWSEKITLMLVRSDPVKYAQELNLTIADTTVYSDASWQASAQYTRGWTAMDFAASAWSAAQTQGASTVFAGYGAQRLWLPGSAPAAGAPDSAGSEPATRATLVSNPGSRGGANIGYFRKSFAIKGLPVSGQIQVHADDSYNVFVNGEYLAQVMSSAGEAGKTHIHDCSSFLRGGVNVVAFEIRDTDNTGGALEAVIFLKSLPGWEKHQSEVQLKKERHEEMLIFERGLLPNLR